The region CGACATCGCCGTATCCCAGGAACCGTTCACCGAGTTTCTGCGAATCTCGGTGATTTGCCCGTTGCTGGGCGAAGGTCCCCGTCTCACTCGATACCAGGAGGTATCAATGCGGGGTAGACGCTTCAATGCCACCGGCCCCGCAGGACGGGGTCTTACGGTCGGCTCCACGTCCGTTTTCTGTCTCCGGGCCACTCCCGGCGACGTGCCGCTTCACGAGTGCGGCGAGGTTCAGTGCCGCGTTCTCATCCCGGTCGAGGACGAGTCCGCAGTGGTCGCATACGTACATCCGTATCCGGAGAGGCAGTTTGGGTGTCACTGCCTGGCATCCGGAACACGTCTTGCTGCTGGGGAACCAGCGGTCCGCCACTTCGAGCGTTCCGCCGTTCCACCGGGTTTTGTAGGCGAGTTGACGCCGGATCTCGCCGAACCCGGCGTCGGCCACGACGCGGGCGAGTCTGCGGTTCCTGAGCATTCCCGAGACGTTGAGGTCTTCCACCACGATCGTGCCGTACTCGCGGGCCAGGCTGGTGGTGAGCTTGTGGAGCGCGTCCCGCCGCAGGTTCGCGGTGCGGTAGTGCACCCGGTTGCGGGCCGCATCCGCGCGCTGCCAACGCTTCGAAGGCTGCTGCCCGGTGCGCCGGTCAGGGCCCAGGCGGCGGGCGATCGTACGGGACAGGCGGCCGAGCTTGCGGCGCGCGGTGTCGTAGTGTTTGGGGTTCTCGGCGGTCGGGCGGCCGTCGGAGAACACCGCGAGGTGCTTGATGCCCAGGTCGACGCCGATCACCGTATCCGCTCGGGACGGGGTACGGTCGGTGCGCTCGGCTTCGCAGGTGAAGGACCGAACCAGCGGCCCGCCTCGCGGCGGACGGTCGCCGACTTCACCACCGCCGTGTCGGCCGCGATCCGGCGGGGCAGCTTCCGTGTGGACTCATGCGCCCTGATCGTTCCCAGGACCGGGAGCGTGACATGCCTGCGGTCGTCTCCGTGCGCCACCGGGCTGGATCAGCTCGCCCGGGCCTTGAAGAACTGGTCCGATTCCAAGCGCGGCAAGCGCAAGGGCCCGCGGATGGGCTTTCCTCGCTACAAGTCGAAGCGGAAGACCACGCCGTCGGTTCGGTTCACCACCGGCACGATCCGCTTGGGCCGCCTCCCGCTGCCCGAGGTTCGCTTTCACCTGCGCGATACCCCAGTTGAACGCCACCCGGGCCGCACCGGCATGCCGCAGCAGCGCCCCGACCTGACCAGGCGTCGGGTCCAGTGCAAACCGGTAGGCATGCCTGACGATCACCCGGTCAGGCTACCGGCCGCCACCGACAACACCCCGATCATCAAGGAAGTTGAGAAACGCTGAGATTCGATGACGAAGCCCACAGCAGTTAAGAACCCCAGGCCGGAGCCGGCGTGCCCGAAGGCACCCGACTCACGGTATTGGTCCGCGCGCAGTGCACAGCTCCGGCCCACGGCGATGTGCTCCTCAGCGGACGAGGCTCAACTCGCCTCCTATACAAGGCCATCAGGACCGACCCGGCTGCTGTCGCATGCGCGGGGATCACCTGTTCGAGAGGGTGGCCAGACAGAGGCAGCAGTGGGTGGCGTGGTGGGCCGTTCCGGGTGCTTGAACGCAAGGAGCTACGGGCTCCTCTGCTTTGGCGACCTTCGCTCGGGCCGTGGCGTGAGCCGCCTTGGCGCCACCCAACTCCCGGCCGGTCGCAGTCATCCGTCTGTGCCCGACGAAGCGACGTCTGCTTGCTGATGAGCCGGCACACGTCTCCTGCACCATCGGATGCGCCATCTCTTGCTACAGCTCTTTCGACTTCGGCTGCCCTCACCAGAATTTGCGGCTCCCATCACCGCTGGTCACCGCACGATTCTTCCGTGGTCGGGGATCTGACATCCCCCTCAGCAACCCCCTGCACCCACCTCACACACGCAACTAGGAGAAGAAGGGAAGGGCGGGGCAGGGTGCGCTGCCTCGGCGGATCCGGGCGGCCTGCGGGTAGCGGCGCGTCGGCGGGGCCTCCGCGCCGCAGGCCACTCGGCTGACACCTGCTGCGGGAGGCAGACGCGGCAGCCCCCTGTATTTGCCCACCGTGACGGCACTTCCCGCGGGGTGCTCCGTCGCGGTGACGGAGCCTGCATCAAACGCACTCCACCTGGCCGCACGCACGCCCCGG is a window of Streptomyces sp. NBC_00271 DNA encoding:
- a CDS encoding RNA-guided endonuclease TnpB family protein, whose translation is MIGVDLGIKHLAVFSDGRPTAENPKHYDTARRKLGRLSRTIARRLGPDRRTGQQPSKRWQRADAARNRVHYRTANLRRDALHKLTTSLAREYGTIVVEDLNVSGMLRNRRLARVVADAGFGEIRRQLAYKTRWNGGTLEVADRWFPSSKTCSGCQAVTPKLPLRIRMYVCDHCGLVLDRDENAALNLAALVKRHVAGSGPETENGRGADRKTPSCGAGGIEASTPH